A region of Myxococcus stipitatus DSM 14675 DNA encodes the following proteins:
- a CDS encoding TetR/AcrR family transcriptional regulator — protein sequence MSPRAVEQNRQMRERSSTAIRRAALELFIEKGFHAASIAEIAKRAGVSKGLIYNYYPSKDALLQGLMEDRLREAAATYAAVPSDVSAEEKLRYIVDSSVEQIVQNHELYRLYFALLLQPGATPALRRAEEALAPEFARVTGQLVALFTESGSDDPRLDALVFQSALNGLALGLLVKAPGAAFPTDSVKQRLLRRFGLKEAAP from the coding sequence ATGTCGCCGAGGGCCGTCGAGCAGAACCGGCAGATGCGCGAGCGCTCCAGCACGGCCATCCGCCGCGCGGCGCTCGAGCTGTTCATCGAGAAGGGCTTCCACGCGGCCTCCATCGCGGAGATTGCCAAGCGCGCGGGTGTCTCCAAGGGGCTCATCTACAACTACTACCCGAGCAAGGATGCGCTGCTTCAGGGGCTGATGGAGGACCGGCTGCGCGAGGCCGCGGCGACCTACGCGGCAGTGCCATCGGACGTCAGCGCCGAGGAGAAGCTGAGGTACATCGTCGACAGCTCCGTGGAGCAGATTGTCCAGAACCACGAGCTGTACCGGCTGTACTTCGCGTTGCTGTTGCAACCCGGAGCCACTCCGGCGCTGCGGCGCGCGGAGGAGGCGCTCGCGCCGGAGTTCGCCCGCGTCACGGGTCAGCTCGTCGCGCTCTTCACCGAGTCCGGCAGCGACGACCCGCGGCTGGACGCACTCGTCTTCCAGTCGGCCCTGAACGGGCTGGCGCTGGGGCTGCTCGTGAAGGCGCCGGGCGCGGCCTTTCCCACCGATTCCGTCAAGCAACGCCTGCTGCGCAGGTTCGGACTGAAGGAGGCGGCACCATGA
- a CDS encoding GNAT family N-acetyltransferase: MEHLAPLSIADRLRLVEVWEAAVRATHHFLSEEDIQFFKPLVRDTYLDAVRLTCLRDGDGRISGFIGTADGKVEMLFVDPAQHGRGIGRALLEHAVAQGARAVDVNEQNPQAVGFYLRMGFVQQGRSELDGSGKPFPLLHLVKP, encoded by the coding sequence ATGGAACACCTCGCCCCCCTATCCATCGCCGACCGCCTGCGCCTGGTGGAAGTCTGGGAAGCCGCCGTGCGCGCCACCCACCACTTCCTCTCGGAAGAGGACATCCAGTTCTTCAAGCCGCTGGTGCGCGACACCTACCTCGATGCGGTGCGACTCACCTGTCTGCGGGATGGCGACGGCCGCATCTCGGGCTTCATCGGAACCGCCGACGGGAAGGTGGAGATGCTCTTCGTCGACCCAGCGCAACACGGCCGGGGCATCGGTCGTGCGTTGCTCGAGCACGCCGTGGCCCAGGGCGCGCGCGCCGTCGACGTCAATGAGCAGAACCCCCAGGCGGTGGGCTTCTACCTGCGCATGGGCTTCGTCCAACAGGGGCGCTCCGAGCTCGATGGCTCGGGAAAGCCCTTCCCGCTCCTGCACCTCGTCAAGCCGTAG
- a CDS encoding glucose 1-dehydrogenase — protein MRMFENKVVLVTGGSSGIGRAAALAFAQEGARVVVSARRVDPGEEVVREIRARGGEARFIRCDVSDESQVEALVRQTVEAHGRLDCAFNNAGAMGRHLGPLHSQELTDFDETVNVHMRGVWLCMKHEVRAMLAQSPRGGVLVNTSSVAGLGGVGGQGFYPAAKAGVIALTKTAAQEYARLGIRVNTLVAGSFETPMLDGAVDQLTGGDAGASAALREQIKQFIPMGRIGDASEAAAAALWLCSEASSFVTGHSMIVDGGVSSLLR, from the coding sequence ATGAGGATGTTCGAGAACAAGGTGGTCCTGGTGACGGGAGGTTCCTCGGGGATTGGTCGAGCGGCGGCGCTCGCGTTCGCCCAGGAGGGCGCGCGTGTCGTCGTCTCCGCCCGGCGTGTGGATCCGGGCGAGGAGGTGGTCCGGGAGATTCGCGCCCGAGGGGGCGAGGCGCGGTTCATCCGCTGCGATGTCTCGGACGAGAGTCAGGTGGAGGCGCTCGTACGGCAGACGGTGGAGGCCCATGGTCGGCTGGACTGCGCGTTCAACAACGCGGGCGCGATGGGGAGACACCTCGGGCCGCTCCATTCGCAGGAACTCACCGACTTCGACGAGACGGTGAACGTCCACATGCGAGGCGTCTGGTTGTGCATGAAGCACGAGGTGCGAGCCATGCTGGCGCAGTCGCCTCGAGGCGGCGTCCTGGTCAACACCTCCTCCGTCGCGGGCCTGGGGGGTGTGGGAGGGCAGGGGTTCTATCCCGCGGCGAAGGCTGGGGTCATCGCGCTGACGAAGACGGCCGCGCAGGAGTACGCGCGGCTGGGCATCCGGGTGAACACGCTGGTGGCGGGCTCCTTCGAGACACCCATGCTGGACGGTGCCGTGGACCAACTGACGGGCGGGGATGCGGGGGCGAGCGCCGCGCTTCGGGAGCAGATCAAGCAGTTCATCCCGATGGGGCGCATCGGTGACGCCTCCGAGGCAGCCGCCGCGGCGCTCTGGCTCTGCTCGGAGGCCTCGTCTTTCGTCACCGGACACTCGATGATCGTGGATGGCGGCGTCAGCTCGCTCTTGCGATGA
- a CDS encoding ferritin-like domain-containing protein produces MLSLCACGPSEDCSTGPLTLTAQGIELASNDPAKQCNQCPRHPEKAPLHTCTVRPLPDTTRVDLVCHYLTCSNDGRRPEGLQDVRPEESCELGMLFAHAAWLEAASVPAFLRLADELRAHGAPERLIQAARRSAADEVRHTRVMRELAHRHGATMPEVDLAPFQSRDLEAMCLENATEGCVREAYGALVAGWQARTANDEEVRQAMTAIARDELRHAELAWAVDDWATERLPPEARARLREAREEALLHLRNEVERHAPPPLLVRDAGVPSRDEALRLVNGMTELLA; encoded by the coding sequence GTGCTGTCGTTGTGCGCCTGTGGTCCCAGTGAAGACTGCTCGACCGGCCCCCTGACGCTGACGGCCCAGGGCATCGAGCTCGCGTCCAACGACCCCGCGAAGCAATGCAATCAGTGCCCCAGACATCCCGAAAAGGCCCCCCTCCACACCTGCACCGTCCGGCCCCTCCCCGACACCACGCGGGTCGACCTCGTGTGTCACTACCTCACCTGCTCGAACGATGGCCGGCGGCCCGAGGGACTCCAGGATGTGAGGCCCGAGGAGTCCTGTGAGCTGGGGATGTTGTTCGCACACGCGGCCTGGCTCGAAGCCGCCTCCGTTCCCGCCTTCCTGCGACTCGCGGACGAGCTGCGGGCGCATGGCGCACCCGAGCGATTGATACAGGCGGCCCGTCGGTCAGCGGCGGACGAGGTGCGACACACGCGCGTCATGCGAGAGCTCGCGCACCGACACGGCGCGACGATGCCTGAAGTGGACCTCGCGCCCTTCCAGTCGCGAGACCTGGAGGCCATGTGTCTCGAGAACGCGACCGAGGGTTGTGTTCGCGAGGCCTATGGTGCGCTCGTCGCGGGGTGGCAAGCCCGCACCGCGAATGACGAAGAGGTGCGTCAGGCGATGACCGCCATCGCACGGGACGAGCTGCGGCATGCCGAGCTCGCCTGGGCCGTGGATGACTGGGCGACCGAGCGGCTGCCGCCCGAGGCAAGAGCGCGTCTGCGCGAGGCGCGCGAGGAGGCGCTGCTGCACCTGCGGAACGAGGTCGAGCGCCACGCACCGCCCCCGCTCCTCGTGCGTGACGCAGGTGTCCCCTCGCGAGACGAAGCGCTCCGCCTGGTCAATGGAATGACCGAGCTGCTCGCCTGA